One Proteinivorax tanatarense DNA segment encodes these proteins:
- a CDS encoding M20/M25/M40 family metallo-hydrolase, translating to MFSKKEQQTIASLFYKLVSVRSDTNSIYEPIIEDLILNWFKQRNYFKEHSEHVGTFPLPDDALRREVVWALVKGQSKKTVVLINHHDAIGIEEFGKFRDVAFRPDELKEKLKEKKRKSKSLIQDFENDHWIFGRGTADMKAGVALQMGVVDKFSELRNFNGNILFISVPDEETISKGMISAISLMDELSNKHQLDYILAINSEPYFNNVKDKAIMFEGSVGKIMPIVYIKGVKSHIGDPYAGVSPSMILANIQRKTELNPKMCDVYHRDATPPPIWVHLKDRKKVYDASIPEAAVGFFNWLTFTKQPTDILNDLSNFCTEAMDQTISDIELSYRQYCRMNNEKFEPLDYEPEVLSFSEAYKLAVEENGDKFEKAYKEKLEEAKEDFHSKKITLPEVAVKLIEFTVESISISDPLIIIALSGPFYPHINNQLLKGGQKFDLEERLNRICSKFYPIQYQSNQYFMGISDLSYCGFIGQDKDVNAIKQNSPGWDNVYKIPFDKLKKHNMQVVNIGPWGKDLHKTTERVYGPDVFERIPTIIFELINELLEGKDEV from the coding sequence ATTTTAAAGAACATTCAGAGCATGTGGGTACTTTCCCCTTGCCCGATGATGCCTTGCGTCGTGAAGTAGTTTGGGCCTTGGTAAAGGGACAGAGTAAAAAAACAGTTGTACTTATTAACCACCATGATGCTATTGGAATAGAAGAGTTCGGAAAATTTCGGGATGTAGCTTTTAGGCCTGATGAACTTAAAGAAAAGCTAAAGGAGAAAAAAAGAAAAAGTAAGAGCTTAATTCAAGATTTTGAAAATGACCACTGGATTTTTGGTAGAGGAACGGCAGATATGAAAGCAGGCGTTGCACTGCAAATGGGGGTTGTAGATAAGTTTTCCGAATTAAGAAATTTTAATGGAAATATATTATTTATTTCTGTTCCCGATGAAGAAACAATATCAAAAGGTATGATATCAGCTATTTCGTTGATGGATGAGTTAAGCAATAAGCACCAACTAGACTATATATTGGCGATAAACTCAGAACCATACTTTAATAATGTGAAAGATAAAGCAATTATGTTCGAAGGATCTGTAGGCAAAATCATGCCTATAGTTTATATAAAAGGAGTTAAAAGTCATATCGGTGATCCTTATGCCGGGGTAAGCCCATCAATGATTTTGGCAAATATACAAAGGAAAACTGAGCTAAATCCAAAAATGTGTGATGTTTACCATAGAGATGCAACACCGCCACCAATTTGGGTGCATTTGAAAGATAGGAAAAAGGTTTATGATGCTTCTATACCAGAGGCGGCAGTAGGTTTTTTTAATTGGTTAACCTTTACTAAGCAACCTACAGATATTTTAAATGACTTAAGTAACTTCTGTACAGAGGCGATGGATCAAACAATTAGTGATATTGAGCTGTCATATAGGCAGTATTGTCGAATGAACAATGAAAAATTTGAACCTCTAGATTACGAACCAGAGGTTCTTAGTTTCTCTGAAGCTTATAAGCTTGCTGTAGAAGAAAATGGCGATAAGTTTGAAAAAGCGTATAAAGAAAAATTAGAAGAAGCTAAAGAGGATTTCCATAGCAAAAAAATTACCTTGCCTGAGGTTGCTGTTAAATTGATAGAGTTTACTGTTGAAAGTATTAGCATAAGTGATCCTTTAATTATAATAGCGCTTTCTGGACCTTTCTATCCACATATAAATAACCAGCTGTTAAAGGGGGGCCAGAAGTTTGATTTAGAAGAAAGGCTAAATAGAATTTGTTCAAAGTTTTACCCTATCCAATATCAATCAAATCAATATTTTATGGGCATTTCAGATCTCAGTTACTGTGGATTTATTGGTCAAGATAAAGATGTAAATGCAATAAAACAAAATAGTCCTGGGTGGGATAATGTATATAAAATACCCTTTGATAAGTTAAAAAAACATAATATGCAGGTTGTTAATATAGGGCCATGGGGAAAGGATTTGCATAAAACTACTGAGAGGGTGTATGGACCTGACGTTTTTGAGCGAATTCCTACAATAATATTTGAATTAATAAATGAACTGTTGGAGGGAAAAGATGAAGTTTAA
- a CDS encoding NAD(P)-dependent oxidoreductase, which produces MKFNKIVAIDNTGLVDEVVEELGFLAKKVVTYQDYPKSNNEIISRIGDADAVLVSWNTPIDKEVLAKCPNIKYIGMCCSLIDENSANVDVKEAKKYGIKVLGVRDYGDEGVIEFIISELIRLFQGNGEYQWKQEETELTDQNLGIIGMGTLGKMLAEKAQSFGMNVYYYSRSRKKDVEDIGVQYLDLESLLEKVDIISTHLPRNTIVLDKFMLKKINNNKVIVNTSLEPTFDVEEFMNWIDKEGNYAIFDKAAMGKHYNELKKLNKVIYTDKVVGWTEQAKRRLSLKVLDNLKSY; this is translated from the coding sequence ATGAAGTTTAATAAAATAGTAGCAATAGATAATACAGGATTAGTAGATGAAGTGGTGGAGGAGTTAGGTTTTCTTGCAAAAAAGGTAGTTACTTATCAAGATTATCCAAAATCAAATAATGAAATTATTTCTAGAATTGGTGATGCCGATGCAGTGTTAGTGTCGTGGAACACACCTATTGACAAAGAAGTCTTAGCAAAATGTCCTAATATAAAATATATTGGAATGTGCTGTAGCTTAATTGATGAAAATAGTGCAAATGTTGACGTTAAAGAAGCTAAAAAGTACGGAATTAAAGTTTTAGGAGTTCGGGATTATGGTGATGAAGGTGTTATAGAGTTTATTATTAGCGAGCTAATTAGGTTGTTTCAGGGCAACGGAGAATATCAATGGAAACAAGAGGAAACAGAACTTACCGATCAGAACCTTGGTATAATAGGGATGGGTACTTTAGGTAAAATGTTGGCCGAAAAAGCTCAAAGTTTTGGGATGAACGTATACTATTACAGTAGAAGTAGAAAAAAAGATGTGGAAGATATAGGGGTCCAATATCTGGACTTAGAATCTCTTTTGGAAAAAGTGGATATTATCTCTACTCACCTTCCACGAAATACTATAGTGCTAGATAAATTTATGTTAAAAAAGATAAATAACAATAAGGTTATAGTAAATACCTCTTTAGAGCCCACCTTTGATGTAGAAGAGTTTATGAACTGGATAGATAAAGAGGGCAACTATGCTATTTTTGATAAAGCAGCTATGGGAAAGCACTATAATGAGCTAAAGAAACTTAATAAAGTTATATATACTGATAAAGTAGTTGGTTGGACCGAACAAGCAAAAAGAAGATTATCCTTGAAGGTGCTAGATAATTTAAAGAGTTATTAA